The Aurantiacibacter arachoides genome window below encodes:
- the galE gene encoding UDP-glucose 4-epimerase GalE, producing MTTGISSPKPPILVTGGAGYIGSHAVLALLDGGWPVAVIDNLSTGFRFALPEGVPLYEGDVADAELLARIFAEQGMGNGTGAIMHFAGSIIVPESVEDPLKYYDNNTVKSRALIAAMVAAGVPHVIFSSTAATYGIPAESPVREDTPKAPINPYGWSKLMTEQMLADTAAAHAMNYCALRYFNVAGADPQARSGQSTAGATHLIKVAVEAALGKRDSVAVFGTDYATPDGTGVRDYIHVSDLAAAHVLALEALIAAPDASMTMNCGYGRGFSVLEVLDAVDRVTNRRIERVLGPRRPGDPDALVSDPARIKATLPWQPAHADLDRIVEHALAWERKLDALRAQGDTHGDTQGDRGG from the coding sequence ATGACGACAGGAATCTCCTCGCCCAAGCCCCCCATCCTGGTGACCGGCGGGGCCGGTTACATCGGCAGCCACGCGGTGCTGGCGCTGCTGGACGGCGGCTGGCCGGTGGCGGTGATCGACAACCTTTCCACCGGCTTCCGCTTCGCCTTGCCCGAGGGCGTGCCGCTGTATGAAGGCGACGTGGCCGATGCCGAATTGCTGGCGCGCATCTTTGCTGAGCAGGGCATGGGCAATGGCACGGGCGCCATCATGCATTTTGCCGGCAGCATCATCGTGCCCGAGAGCGTGGAAGATCCGCTTAAGTATTACGACAACAATACCGTCAAGAGCCGCGCGCTGATTGCTGCGATGGTGGCGGCGGGTGTGCCGCACGTCATCTTTTCCAGCACCGCGGCAACTTATGGCATCCCGGCCGAATCGCCGGTGCGCGAGGATACGCCCAAGGCGCCGATCAATCCCTACGGCTGGTCGAAGCTGATGACCGAGCAGATGCTGGCCGACACTGCCGCAGCGCACGCGATGAACTACTGCGCGCTGAGGTATTTCAACGTCGCGGGCGCCGATCCGCAGGCGCGCAGCGGGCAATCGACCGCTGGCGCCACCCACCTCATCAAGGTCGCCGTGGAAGCCGCCCTGGGCAAGCGCGACAGCGTGGCCGTGTTCGGAACCGATTACGCCACGCCCGACGGCACCGGCGTGCGGGACTACATCCACGTCAGCGACCTTGCCGCCGCGCACGTGCTGGCGCTGGAGGCGCTGATCGCGGCGCCGGATGCGTCGATGACGATGAATTGCGGCTACGGGCGCGGGTTCAGCGTGCTCGAAGTCCTCGATGCGGTCGACCGGGTGACCAACCGCAGGATCGAGCGGGTGCTGGGCCCGCGGCGGCCCGGCGATCCCGATGCGCTGGTTTCCGACCCTGCCCGGATCAAGGCCACGTTGCCGTGGCAGCCGGCCCATGCCGACCTCGACCGGATCGTCGAGCACGCGCTGGCCTGGGAGCGCAAGCTGGACGCGCTGCGCGCGCAGGGCGACACGCACGGCGACACGCAAGGCGACAGGGGCGGTTGA
- the ykgO gene encoding type B 50S ribosomal protein L36, whose product MKVRNSLKSLKNRHRDCRVIRRRGRTYVINKTNRRFKARQG is encoded by the coding sequence ATGAAAGTCCGCAACAGCCTCAAGTCGCTGAAGAACCGTCACCGCGATTGCCGCGTGATCCGTCGCCGCGGCCGCACCTACGTGATCAACAAGACCAACCGCCGCTTCAAGGCCCGCCAGGGTTGA
- a CDS encoding HAD family hydrolase, with protein sequence MSDVRQPTAVVFDVGRVIIRWQLRYLFEKLIDDPRELDWFLANVVTEQWHHQHDEGRSLAEMLPERIALFPRYEALIRAYAARFPETCAEHVPGTLDLIARLGARGVPLFGLTNFGADFWPQFRAVQPVFDGFRDIVVSGHEKCAKPEPRIYAIAEARFGLPPEALFFIDDKAENVAAAQARGWHGHVFTDAARLEEDLRERGLLA encoded by the coding sequence ATGTCTGACGTCCGCCAGCCGACTGCCGTGGTGTTCGATGTCGGCCGCGTCATCATTCGCTGGCAGCTGCGCTACCTGTTCGAAAAGCTGATCGACGATCCGCGCGAACTCGACTGGTTCCTGGCGAACGTGGTGACCGAGCAGTGGCATCACCAGCATGACGAGGGCCGTTCGCTGGCCGAAATGCTGCCTGAGCGGATCGCCCTGTTTCCCCGATACGAGGCGCTGATCCGTGCCTATGCCGCGCGCTTTCCCGAAACCTGCGCCGAACACGTCCCCGGCACGCTCGACCTCATCGCCCGGCTCGGCGCGCGCGGCGTGCCACTGTTCGGGCTGACGAACTTCGGCGCGGATTTCTGGCCGCAGTTCCGCGCCGTGCAGCCCGTGTTCGACGGCTTTCGCGATATCGTCGTCTCCGGCCACGAGAAGTGCGCCAAGCCCGAACCGCGCATCTACGCCATTGCGGAAGCGCGCTTCGGCCTGCCGCCGGAAGCGCTGTTCTTCATCGACGACAAGGCAGAGAACGTCGCCGCCGCACAGGCGCGCGGCTGGCACGGCCACGTGTTCACCGATGCCGCCCGGCTGGAGGAAGACCTGCGGGAACGCGGACTGCTGGCCTGA
- a CDS encoding winged helix-turn-helix transcriptional regulator: MGERWSFLILRAAFNGLVHFEEFSAELGIARNILSNRLGKLVAHGVMERHPCEDDRRKVEYRLTEKGAGLLPAMLALRQWGERYADNFRSELVLVDKAHGLPIAPITMHAHDGRELGWKDLAWQRAGAPTKPDRA; encoded by the coding sequence ATGGGTGAGCGCTGGTCGTTCCTCATCCTGCGCGCCGCGTTCAACGGCCTGGTGCATTTCGAGGAGTTCTCTGCCGAACTCGGCATCGCCCGCAACATCCTGTCCAACCGCCTGGGCAAGCTGGTCGCGCACGGGGTGATGGAGCGGCATCCGTGCGAGGATGACCGGCGCAAGGTCGAATACCGCCTGACGGAAAAGGGCGCAGGCCTGCTTCCTGCCATGCTGGCCCTGCGCCAGTGGGGCGAGCGGTACGCCGACAACTTCCGGTCAGAACTGGTGCTGGTCGACAAGGCGCATGGGCTGCCGATCGCCCCCATCACGATGCACGCGCACGACGGGCGCGAGCTGGGGTGGAAGGACCTTGCCTGGCAGCGCGCAGGTGCGCCGACGAAACCCGACCGCGCTTGA
- a CDS encoding manganese efflux pump MntP family protein: MFAVVALALALAMDAFAVSLVRGAAAARSVRRAVETGIVFGIVQGAMAWLGWALGIAFAGLIERVDHWIAFVLLAIIGARMVYQGMADGEEDEAASAGNAALGGSYGALLLAAVATSIDATAAGLTLGLFDPPILVSCAIIGLVTAALCIPAHLFAARIGNRLGGKAEIVGGIVLIGLGINILVAHTGIVPAAG, translated from the coding sequence ATGTTCGCCGTCGTTGCCCTTGCGCTTGCCCTGGCCATGGATGCCTTTGCCGTTTCGCTGGTGCGCGGCGCAGCGGCTGCGCGCAGCGTTCGGCGCGCGGTGGAAACGGGGATCGTGTTCGGCATCGTCCAGGGCGCAATGGCATGGCTGGGCTGGGCCCTGGGCATTGCCTTTGCCGGACTGATCGAGCGGGTCGACCACTGGATCGCCTTCGTCCTGCTCGCCATCATCGGTGCGCGGATGGTCTACCAGGGCATGGCCGATGGGGAAGAAGATGAGGCCGCGTCCGCGGGCAACGCCGCGCTGGGCGGAAGTTACGGCGCGCTGCTCCTCGCTGCCGTTGCCACGTCGATAGACGCGACGGCGGCGGGCCTTACGCTGGGCCTGTTCGATCCACCGATTCTCGTATCGTGCGCGATCATCGGGCTTGTCACCGCGGCCCTGTGCATCCCCGCCCACCTCTTCGCGGCACGCATCGGCAACCGGCTGGGTGGCAAGGCGGAGATTGTCGGCGGGATCGTGCTGATTGGCCTAGGCATCAATATTCTCGTAGCCCACACCGGCATCGTCCCTGCCGCGGGGTGA
- a CDS encoding YifB family Mg chelatase-like AAA ATPase: MVALVGTVAYLGLEARRVEVQCHLAAGLPKFLVVGLPDKAVGESRERVQAALSAMGLSLPPKRITVNLSPADLPKEGSHYDLPIALALLAAMGVIDAEATGEWLAVGELALDGRIVASPGVLLAALHASESGMGLICPAAQGPEARWASDVNICAAPDLTSLLNHLRGIQRLPEPAAGEVEGPGHGPDMRQVKGQEVAKRALEVAAAGGHNLLMNGPPGAGKSMLAACLPGILPPLSPAEALEVSMVASVAGLLEGGRISRARPFRAPHHSASMAALTGGGLRVKPGEVSLAHLGVLFLDELPEFQRAVLDSLRQPLETGKVDVARANAHVQYPARVQLVAAMNPCRCGHLGDPALACSRAPRCAADYQSKVSGPMLDRIDLHVEVEAVSAADLHLPPAGEGSAEVAARVAAARARQTARGVRSNAELDGDTLERHATPDEPGRKLLMQAAEAMRLSARGYVRMLRVARTIADLAGAEQVGRIHVAEALSYRRQAPRA, translated from the coding sequence GTGGTCGCACTGGTCGGGACGGTTGCCTACCTCGGGCTGGAGGCGCGGCGGGTCGAGGTGCAGTGCCACCTTGCCGCCGGGCTGCCCAAGTTCCTCGTCGTCGGGCTGCCCGACAAGGCGGTGGGCGAAAGCCGGGAACGGGTGCAGGCCGCGCTGTCCGCCATGGGCCTTTCCCTCCCGCCCAAGCGCATCACCGTGAACCTTTCCCCCGCCGACCTGCCCAAGGAAGGCTCGCATTACGACCTGCCAATCGCACTGGCGCTGCTTGCCGCGATGGGCGTGATCGATGCCGAGGCGACGGGCGAATGGCTGGCGGTGGGTGAGCTGGCACTCGACGGGCGGATCGTGGCATCGCCCGGCGTCCTGCTGGCAGCGCTCCATGCCAGCGAGAGCGGAATGGGCCTGATCTGTCCCGCCGCGCAGGGGCCCGAAGCGCGCTGGGCAAGCGACGTGAACATCTGCGCCGCTCCCGATCTCACCAGCCTGCTCAATCACCTGCGCGGCATCCAGCGGCTGCCCGAACCGGCGGCGGGCGAAGTGGAGGGGCCGGGCCACGGGCCGGACATGCGGCAAGTGAAGGGGCAGGAGGTCGCCAAGCGCGCGCTGGAGGTTGCCGCCGCCGGCGGTCACAACCTGCTGATGAACGGGCCGCCGGGCGCGGGCAAGTCGATGCTGGCAGCCTGCCTGCCGGGCATCCTCCCGCCGCTATCCCCGGCAGAGGCGCTGGAGGTGAGCATGGTCGCCAGCGTCGCGGGCCTGCTGGAAGGCGGACGGATCAGCCGCGCGCGCCCGTTCCGTGCACCGCATCATTCGGCCAGCATGGCGGCGCTGACAGGCGGCGGTCTGCGGGTGAAGCCGGGCGAGGTCAGCCTGGCGCATCTCGGCGTCCTGTTCCTGGACGAACTGCCCGAATTCCAGCGCGCCGTGCTCGATTCGCTGCGCCAGCCGCTGGAGACCGGCAAGGTCGACGTGGCGCGCGCCAACGCCCACGTTCAGTATCCTGCGCGGGTGCAACTGGTGGCCGCGATGAACCCGTGCCGCTGCGGGCACCTGGGCGATCCCGCGCTGGCCTGCAGCCGCGCCCCGCGCTGCGCCGCCGATTACCAGAGCAAGGTCTCCGGCCCCATGCTCGACCGCATCGACCTGCACGTGGAGGTCGAGGCCGTCAGCGCCGCCGACCTGCACCTGCCGCCGGCGGGCGAAGGCAGTGCGGAGGTCGCTGCGCGGGTGGCGGCGGCTCGCGCCCGGCAGACGGCGCGCGGCGTGCGCTCCAATGCCGAGCTCGACGGCGATACGCTCGAACGCCATGCCACGCCCGACGAGCCGGGGCGCAAGTTGTTGATGCAGGCGGCCGAGGCCATGCGCCTGTCGGCGCGCGGCTATGTGCGGATGCTGCGGGTGGCGCGCACCATTGCCGATCTCGCGGGTGCCGAGCAGGTCGGGCGGATCCATGTGGCCGAGGCGCTCAGTTACCGCCGACAGGCGCCGCGCGCCTGA
- a CDS encoding alpha/beta hydrolase yields the protein MLAAVFAAPATARDEVGAARYVSAQHAAVERAALAAFGPFRVIDDRTVAIVDVTDERSPDQFVALLARYPGIATLDFVEAPGTHDDRANFALARMVRAHGIATRAPAGGSVRSGAVELFLAGVSRTIDAGSEFAVHGWLDERGRGAQDFPEEALEHRRYLDFYMEMGMGAAEARAFYTMTNSVPFEGALWLTGREMQGWMDGRETAVSPSLAPVPSLAYASLPL from the coding sequence GTGCTCGCCGCAGTCTTCGCCGCACCCGCAACGGCGCGGGACGAGGTCGGCGCCGCGCGTTACGTATCCGCACAGCACGCCGCCGTTGAGCGCGCGGCGCTCGCTGCCTTCGGACCGTTTCGCGTGATCGACGACCGGACCGTGGCGATCGTGGACGTCACCGACGAGCGCTCACCCGACCAGTTCGTTGCCCTGCTGGCGCGCTATCCGGGCATCGCCACGCTCGATTTCGTCGAGGCGCCGGGCACCCACGATGACCGCGCCAACTTCGCGCTGGCCCGCATGGTGCGCGCGCACGGCATCGCCACGCGGGCACCCGCCGGGGGATCGGTGCGTTCGGGAGCGGTCGAGCTGTTCCTTGCCGGCGTCTCGCGCACGATCGACGCGGGCAGCGAGTTTGCCGTTCACGGCTGGCTGGACGAGCGAGGGCGCGGGGCGCAGGACTTTCCCGAGGAAGCCCTGGAACACCGCCGCTATCTCGACTTCTACATGGAGATGGGGATGGGCGCGGCAGAGGCGCGGGCGTTCTATACCATGACCAATTCGGTGCCGTTCGAGGGTGCGTTGTGGCTGACCGGGCGCGAGATGCAGGGCTGGATGGACGGCCGCGAGACGGCGGTGTCGCCATCGCTTGCTCCCGTTCCCTCGCTCGCCTACGCTTCGCTGCCGCTCTAG
- the rpmH gene encoding 50S ribosomal protein L34, with protein sequence MKRTFQPSNLVRARRHGFFARKATPGGRKILRARRRRGRNKLCA encoded by the coding sequence ATGAAGCGCACTTTCCAGCCGAGCAACCTCGTGCGTGCTCGCCGTCACGGCTTTTTCGCTCGTAAGGCGACGCCGGGTGGCCGCAAGATCTTGCGCGCCCGCCGTCGTCGTGGCCGCAACAAGCTCTGCGCGTAA
- the rnpA gene encoding ribonuclease P protein component: MICVLTRRADFLAANRGLRVARPGFVLLTRPNDGAGIRYGITVTKKIGNAVVRNRMKRRIRALLRAALPEGGLPDHDHVLIGREGGVERAFAAMAEELGIALERAAAGKGDPPRRGPRGPRGGKRR; encoded by the coding sequence ATGATCTGCGTCCTCACCCGCCGTGCCGATTTTCTTGCCGCGAATCGGGGCCTGCGCGTGGCACGGCCCGGCTTCGTGCTGCTGACGCGGCCCAACGATGGTGCGGGCATCCGCTACGGCATCACCGTTACCAAGAAGATCGGCAATGCGGTGGTGCGCAATCGCATGAAGCGGCGGATTCGCGCATTGCTGCGCGCGGCGCTGCCGGAGGGCGGCCTTCCCGACCATGACCACGTGCTGATCGGCCGCGAAGGCGGGGTTGAGCGCGCGTTCGCCGCCATGGCGGAAGAACTGGGCATCGCGCTGGAGCGGGCGGCCGCCGGCAAGGGCGATCCCCCGCGTCGCGGCCCGCGTGGCCCGCGCGGCGGCAAACGCCGATGA
- the yidD gene encoding membrane protein insertion efficiency factor YidD translates to MKRLLILVARGWQLGPSRVLPPSCRFQPSCSAYTIEALERHGAMRGGWLALKRVLRCHPWGAHGHDPVP, encoded by the coding sequence ATGAAGCGCCTGCTCATCCTCGTCGCGCGCGGCTGGCAGCTTGGCCCCAGCCGCGTGCTGCCGCCCTCCTGCCGCTTCCAGCCGTCGTGCAGCGCCTACACCATCGAGGCGCTTGAGCGACATGGCGCAATGAGGGGTGGATGGCTGGCACTCAAACGGGTATTGCGCTGCCATCCCTGGGGGGCACACGGACACGACCCGGTGCCGTAG